Proteins encoded together in one Felis catus isolate Fca126 chromosome B3, F.catus_Fca126_mat1.0, whole genome shotgun sequence window:
- the DHRS2 gene encoding dehydrogenase/reductase SDR family member 2, mitochondrial isoform X2, giving the protein MLPTVACIHRGLFRSCAGLSVRMTSSGIGQKGILANRVAVVTGSTDGIGFAIARRLARDGAHVVVSSRKQQNVDRAVAALQGEGLSVVGTVCHVGKAKDRERLVATVVEHCGGLDLLVCSAGVNPLVGSTLGASEQVWDKILEVNVKAPALILSQLLPHMEKRG; this is encoded by the exons ATGCTCCCAACAGTGGCCTGCATCCACAGAGGCTTGTTCCGTTCCTGTGCTGGACTCTCTGTGCGCATGACCAGCAGTGGGATAGGCCAAAAGGGCATCCTGGCCAATCGGGTGGCCGTGGTCACGGGGTCCACTGATGG GATCGGCTTTGCTATCGCCAGGCGCCTGGCCCGGGATGGGGCCCACGTGGTGGTCAGCAGCCGGAAGCAGCAGAACGTAGACCGGGCAGTGGCGgcgctgcagggggaggggctgagtgTGGTGGGCACCGTGTGCCACGTGGGGAAGGCCAAGGACCGGGAGCGACTGGTGGCCACG GTCGTGGAGCACTGTGGGGGTCTCGACTTACTGGTGTGCAGTGCAGGTGTCAACCCGCTGGTGGGAAGCACCCTGGGGGCCAGTGAGCAAGTGTGGGACAAG ATCCTGGAAGTGAATGTGAAGGCCCCGGCCCTGATACTGAGCCAGCTGCTGCCCCACATGGAGAAGAGGGGGTAG
- the DHRS2 gene encoding dehydrogenase/reductase SDR family member 2, mitochondrial isoform X1 — translation MLPTVACIHRGLFRSCAGLSVRMTSSGIGQKGILANRVAVVTGSTDGIGFAIARRLARDGAHVVVSSRKQQNVDRAVAALQGEGLSVVGTVCHVGKAKDRERLVATVVEHCGGLDLLVCSAGVNPLVGSTLGASEQVWDKELGPYNISKTALLGLTRTLSLELAPKGIRVNCLVPGIIKTDFSKVAYKNEVFWNNFKEGHKVQRIGQPEDCAGLVSFLCSPDASYITGENIAVAGFSSRL, via the exons ATGCTCCCAACAGTGGCCTGCATCCACAGAGGCTTGTTCCGTTCCTGTGCTGGACTCTCTGTGCGCATGACCAGCAGTGGGATAGGCCAAAAGGGCATCCTGGCCAATCGGGTGGCCGTGGTCACGGGGTCCACTGATGG GATCGGCTTTGCTATCGCCAGGCGCCTGGCCCGGGATGGGGCCCACGTGGTGGTCAGCAGCCGGAAGCAGCAGAACGTAGACCGGGCAGTGGCGgcgctgcagggggaggggctgagtgTGGTGGGCACCGTGTGCCACGTGGGGAAGGCCAAGGACCGGGAGCGACTGGTGGCCACG GTCGTGGAGCACTGTGGGGGTCTCGACTTACTGGTGTGCAGTGCAGGTGTCAACCCGCTGGTGGGAAGCACCCTGGGGGCCAGTGAGCAAGTGTGGGACAAG GAGCTGGGTCCCTACAACATCAGTAAGACGGCCCTGCTGGGCCTCACCAGGACACTGTCATTGGAGCTGGCCCCCAAAGGCATCCGGGTGAACTGCCTGGTTCCAGGAATAATCAAGACTGACTTCAGCAAAGTG GCATACAAGAATGAGGTTTTCTGGAACAACTTCAAGGAAGGTCACAAAGTTCAGAG GATTGGGCAGCCTGAGGACTGCGCAGGACTTGTGTCCTTCCTGTGCTCTCCAGATGCCAGCTACATCACCGGTGAGAACATCGCGGTGGCCGGCTTCTCCTCTCGTCTCTGA